The window AAGAATTAAACTTTTTTCAATTATTTTAACTTTTATCGGTCTTGCTTTAATCTACTCCCTGAATTTCGAAATAAACAAGTCGAAATATCTTCTCTTCGCTCTAATTGCTGGTTTTTCAACCGGCATCTGGAACACGCTTTCTAAAAAGGTCTCAAATAAATATTCTCACATACAATTAATTTTTATTGATGCCTTATTGCATGTTTTTTTAAGCCTCCCCTTAATATTTATCTGGAACGAAAAATTATCTTTCCCAAAACTATCAGTTCCCTGGGTAACCATTCTCGCTTTTGCTCTAACTCAAATAGTAGTAGTTAAGCTTATTATTTATGGCTTTAGGCATTTAGAAGCTCATCTTGGCACTTTAGTCATGCCTCTAGAAGTATTCTTTGGTGCTCTTTTTGGTTTTATTTTCTTTAAAGAAGTTCTTTCTTTTTACACAATCATTGGAGGTTTGATTATAATATCAGGGTTTATATTGCCAAACTTACTAATCAATCAAAAAGGCAAATCATCAGAGTAAAGTTCTTCTTCATTAACTTTTTTAGTTAATTCTTTGACCTTGTTTTTAGCAGGACAAAAACTCGTAAAAAGACAATATTTACAGAGTTTGCTTGGTCGGGGCTGCCAATCTGCAGTCTCTTTTATTTTCTCTATTTTCTCTAAAACTTTATCTTTAATCACCTCGCTTTTCTTTTCTATTTTAAAGCTCTTTTTTTTACCTGATTTTAAAAAGAAAAAACTGGTTTTCTTGACTGGCTGGTCAAAATTTGATTCCGCCAATAATTGGTAAAAATCCAACTGAAAGGGGTTGGTTTCTTCTTTTTTTGAGGTTTTAAAATCAATAATATGAAGGCTATCCTTATTCTTGGTAATCAAATCAAACTTACCGCTAATGTCATAATCATCAGTTAAGGGAACAATTAAATCCTGATAATCTTTGATTGAATGAAGAAAATCTTCGGTCGGCAGATAATGAATGGCTGGATTTTCCTCAGCCATCTTTAAAAAATTTCTTAACATCCTAATTCCCTCAGCATAAACCCCTCTTTCTTCTTCAAGACTTTCAAACCCACCCCATTCTAATAAAGGTGGTTTTTTGTTCCACCTGGCTTCACTGAGCCAAGTTTCGGCTAATTTTTTCATTAAATTTTCTTTTGTTCGATGGGCTAAGGGCAGGTAATAATAAGAGGTAATCGCATTATGGACCGCTTTACCGAGAGTATGGAAAGAATAAATATTCTCTGGCATCTGTTTTAACTTGGTCTTCATCTTCCTTTTGACGGGATCAAGATAGGAAAAAAAATATTGTTGAGGACACTCCTCAAAAAGATTTAATTTAGTCGGAGAGTAAATCTTATCGTAATCAATTTTTTGTTGGTCTTTAACTACTTTAGTCATTTGAACTACTTAACGTATTAATCATAACAATATTAATTATAGCAAAACCTTGAAAACTTATTTGCTAAAATCTCAACTTTTATATACAATCTCTCAATCTGCCCTTTCATTATGAGTAGAATTGAACAGGGCATCATTCCACCAGAAGTTGATCTTTCTGTTGACTCTAAAGTCATTAGGCAAGTCGAAAAGCTCTTAGGAACTGAGCCAAATATAGAACGGGCAAGAGAATGGATCCATAGTCCAGAAAAACAAAGAAGAGAAAAAATAATTGCAGGGGCCATTCTCACTTGCCTTACACCTCTTCTTTCCCTTTCGGCTCGTGGAGTATTGCGTGTTGATGGTGAACCAGCTTTTTATAAATATACCGTGGCTTTTCCAGGACCAAACAGAACTTTAATTAATCCAAGAGAATTTACAAAAGTACGGACTTTAAGATTAAACACTAGTGATCAAGAAAAAAGTCCTTTTGAAACAACAGCCTTTCAAGGAGGAAGAAAAAAAGAGTATGAGGAAACAGACCCTCGTGTTCATTCGCAATTAGGAAGTTTACTTAGAAA of the Patescibacteria group bacterium genome contains:
- a CDS encoding DMT family transporter, with translation MSPKKNWAIISLVFATLLYGLYGVYSRLIGLDFGVFYQNFLRNLIVAVILIFYLSLKKEWQRIKIKDIKWIIAWVFSGFIAIITIFIAFNKIPIGMALFIFYAGSIISGYLIGSLFFGEKLSRIKLFSIILTFIGLALIYSLNFEINKSKYLLFALIAGFSTGIWNTLSKKVSNKYSHIQLIFIDALLHVFLSLPLIFIWNEKLSFPKLSVPWVTILAFALTQIVVVKLIIYGFRHLEAHLGTLVMPLEVFFGALFGFIFFKEVLSFYTIIGGLIIISGFILPNLLINQKGKSSE
- a CDS encoding PD-(D/E)XK nuclease family protein, giving the protein MTKVVKDQQKIDYDKIYSPTKLNLFEECPQQYFFSYLDPVKRKMKTKLKQMPENIYSFHTLGKAVHNAITSYYYLPLAHRTKENLMKKLAETWLSEARWNKKPPLLEWGGFESLEEERGVYAEGIRMLRNFLKMAEENPAIHYLPTEDFLHSIKDYQDLIVPLTDDYDISGKFDLITKNKDSLHIIDFKTSKKEETNPFQLDFYQLLAESNFDQPVKKTSFFFLKSGKKKSFKIEKKSEVIKDKVLEKIEKIKETADWQPRPSKLCKYCLFTSFCPAKNKVKELTKKVNEEELYSDDLPF
- a CDS encoding sugar transferase, with translation MSRIEQGIIPPEVDLSVDSKVIRQVEKLLGTEPNIERAREWIHSPEKQRREKIIAGAILTCLTPLLSLSARGVLRVDGEPAFYKYTVAFPGPNRTLINPREFTKVRTLRLNTSDQEKSPFETTAFQGGRKKEYEETDPRVHSQLGSLLRKTGLDEIPQLEDVINGEVSLIGLRPFTLEEIKGLRVVLENLDQREELKEYLENYSEIMAYILPLPSMAGPYAATLKKKLTLIERLVLDQLYCLCATKEGDNRILARSIITTLKRTGAK